The segment GACAAACACAACCCCTTATATATGAAGATAATTCCAAaatgggaaaagggtctgatatacccctcaactttgtcatttagatcggatataccccttgttataaaagtggctcatatatacccctatttgtaaacaaatggcCCACATGTACCCTTtttctctaacggaaatgaaaaaaataataattttaatctaaatttttattatttttttctaaaaaatataattccatatgagtaaatttaatccttgtcaaacatattttttttgacttttttttgttttaatgactaatttataattattattttgataatcaaatttattcatgtttcactaatattcttgtaaaacttattatagatgaccaatttttttcttcgaatacgaaattaaattacaatacacacaaaaaaaaatagtttaaattttttttctttaaactaaggaatgaaagaaaaaacaaaataagaataagaaactcaaataatcataataaaagaagtcaaaaaataatttatgtatgaaaaaaattaaaatataccgtaaactttgatagaagaatcatatatacccctaaataatttttttaaaaaaattcgaagtaataaatgtaaatttaaaactaattttttaacttccgtttaatgaagggtatatgtgagccattttgtaacggcaggggtatatatgagccgtacggtaagggcatatatgagccacttttataacatGGGtgtatcagctccaaatgacaaagttgaggggtatatatCTATAGTGATATTAAAGTTCAAAAGTATATATCTATAGTGATATTAAAGTTCAGGGTCTCTTATTGCATTTTATCCAAAATAATAGTTCTAAAACAACAATTCTTAAACTTTAGCTCCACTTTCAACCCGAAACGCCCAATCTAGATCCGACAACCCGGTAACTATATATACACCTATAGAGACaccgaaaaatataaaaatttgataaattcaaCAGAATCATTGAAGGAGAATACTGggtatgttattattttttttaatggttgTTGCTTAATAATTTTCTGTAATTTTTATagggttttgatattttgaggattttgtactttgattttttttttgtagaatgGAAAGTTCTGTAGCTGCAGAAAATGATAGTAATCCCCCAGGTAATTTTCCTTTAAAGAAGTaaagaatgtttttttatttcaattttgagtttttgcaaaaaaaaaattgagtggATTGAGCTAGATtagctgttgttgttgttgaattaGCCTAATAATTAGGGGATTATGTATCTCGAGTGTGTCTTAGTGGTCGATGAAGTGATTTGAGAATCACGAGGGTTTTAGGTTCAACTTTTGTTTAGTTGATTGTGACTTTGACACATatttttagaaagtaaaaagtaaatttttgtaTCTTGTGGTGTTAAAACTAAAGACTGGTAAAATATATCGAAATGTCATTTAAAGTTCCGTAGATCATGGTTTggttccaaatttttttatgtgttcttatGCTTGCTTGTCAAAAGCATTTTATTGTAAAAGTTTTTGACTTGAAGGATTGTGTGAAAGCACTATGGATGCCATTAGTCGAAACGTGTGATGAGACGTTTTAACGGTTTGAGTTTTAAAGAGAAAGCTGCAAAATAAGCTGAAATGAATTGAATTTGATAGAATCTGAGATACATTGTGTTGATATTGGATAATGTCAGGGGTGGAGCCAGCTCAGAAGCTTTGGCTCAAACACTGTTTGtaaaaaaactcatttaatacgtataaataatttattcagaACTCTGtaagcaaaaatatttttggtttaGAACTGATAAACTGAAAGCTCTGGCTCCAACTCTGAGTCAATGTCCGTCGTAGCAATAGTTGCTTATATATAGAATTTAAATGGTAATGGTTCATAACTAGTTGCCATGTACTTATCGAGTTGCTCTTTTAAGCTTCTCCATTGTTGGATTGTGGCCGTTAGTCGTGAGGATAGTCGGTAGTTTGCTTTCAATCCACTTTCTTGTGTTTTATCGGTTATGTCAGTTGAATAGTCTGTTCATTGTTCTATAGTTTGTAGAAAGTAgttactttttatttgatattttggtGAAAGAGTTCTCCAGGACTTTGGTTTAATATGACAATTTGCTTATGTACTATAGCGCTTTAGACGTAACCTATTCTACTTGTGGATGTTCCATGCTTATCTGTCTCACTcgtactatttaagtttcaccTGTCATCATGAAAATCCAAAATCGTTTTTTTAAGTTGATAGCTGGTATGGGCTCATGGATTTGGTCTCTTATTCAGCTACTTGACCCTAGGTTTAACTGGACTGCCCCTCGGTCTCTCCGTCTCGCTAAGAAAGTTTTTTGGTCCGCTAGTCCTTGGTTTGCTTGAACTAGCCTTCTTCTCAACTGCAATAGTCTTCTGCAGTTCTGCTAGTCTGGTCATTGGTTTGGCTAAAGTAGCCCTCAACTCGTTTCCATTTTCTGTTGGCTTATCATTTTGATTCAcgtttaattaatgtattttcaTTCCCATATCTTGTGATAAGCAGTTGCTGACCTATCCTGAACTGTAACAACCTTACTTACAATTTTTATAAGGCAGCAATTTAACCATCAAAATCAATTTACATTTCAATTTACCCTTTTTATTCTTATCAAGATATAACACACGGTTTAAGTGCTTATGGGATTGCTTCGTTGATGTCTGCTTCAGAGGATGATGTGAAGGAGAGGTGTTGGGACCAAAGAGAAGCGCTGCCGGGTGAGCCTCGATGTATCGTATGTGGCCGCTATGGTGAGTACATTTGTGATGAGACTGATGATGATATTTGCAGCTTGGAATGCAAGGGTATATTGTTGTCGCGGCTTGGAGAATCACGGCAACCTACTGCTCGTCCATGCCCTGTGAAGTTACCAGCAactgatgagtgctattatgtaAGGGATAATGGTAAGTCTGAAGTGAATCCGCTAACAACTGAGCAGACTGAACTTCTGAGAAGGAAACTTGATATTCTTGTGAAGGGAGATACTACACCGCCTCCCATCTTGTCATTTGCTTCTTGCAAGCTACCTCAGAAGCTTCTCGAGAATATTGAAGTTGCTGGTTATGAAATGCCAACTCCTGTTCAAATGCAAGCAATCCCTGCTGCTTTAGCACGGCAAAGCTTGCTTGTTTCAGCGGAGACTGGTTCTGGTAAAACTGGCTCTTTTCTAATTCCTATAGTTTCTCAGTGCGCGAAATTCAATGAAGAGCATTTCCCAAACCAGCAACAACCATTAGCTATGGTTCTCACACCTACGAGAGAACTCTGCATACAAGTAGAGGATCAAGCTAAGGTGCTCGGGAAGGGTTTGCCATTCAAAACTGCATTGGTGGTAGGTGGTGATGCCATGGCAGGACAGCTCCACCGCATCCAGCAGGGAGTATCTTTAATTGTGGGAACTCCTGGAAGGCTCATTGACCTTTTAACGAAACACGAGATTGAACTGGATACTATTTCAATTCTTGTTCTTGATGAAGTTGATTGCATGCTCCAAAGAGGTTTCCGTGAGCAGGTGATGCAGATTTTTACAGCTCTGTCTCAACCTCAAGTGTTAATGTATTCCGCTACAATTCCTAAAGACGTAGAGAAGATGGCAAGCTCAATGGCGAAAAAGGTTACTGTCATCTCTGTTGGGAAGCCAAATAAACCTAATCAGTCTGTCAAGCAGTTAGCTATTTGGGTAGACTCGAAAAGGAAGAAGCAAAagctttttgatattttgatgagCAAGCAGCATTACAAGCCACCAGTTATTGTATTTGTGGATTCTAGACTCGGAGCAGATCTCCTTTCTGAAGCAATAACAGTAAGCACTGGGCTAAAAGCATTATCAATTCACGGTGAGAAATCCATGAAGGATAGGAGAGAAATTGTAAGATCATTTCTAGTTGGAGAAATTCCAGTTATTGTGGCCACAGGAGTGTTGAGTCGAGGAATCGATCTGTTGACTGTAAAACAGGTTATAGTGTTTGATATGCCGAATTCCATCAAGGAGTACGTGCACCAGGTGGGAAGGGCATCTAGAATGGGGGAGGAAGGTACATCAATTGTCTTTGTGAATGAAGAGAACAAGAAACTGTTTCCCCAGTTGGTTGAAGCTCTTAAAACATCCGGTGCTGCGATTCCCCGAGAGCTTGCTAATTCACGGTATTCTGTTGGCTCTTTCTCTGCTGGTAGAGGTCAGAAAAAACGAAAACTTGGTTTCTGAAGATGTTCCTCCCCTTCCTCTTCCTTCACATTAAGCTCCCCTTTAGACGTTACCCTTCCTTTTGATTTGTTCACTAGTTCTCTCACAGGAAGCTGG is part of the Solanum lycopersicum chromosome 1, SLM_r2.1 genome and harbors:
- the LOC101250831 gene encoding DEAD-box ATP-dependent RNA helicase 41 isoform X1, which translates into the protein MESSVAAENDSNPPDITHGLSAYGIASLMSASEDDVKERCWDQREALPGEPRCIVCGRYGEYICDETDDDICSLECKGILLSRLGESRQPTARPCPVKLPATDECYYVRDNGKSEVNPLTTEQTELLRRKLDILVKGDTTPPPILSFASCKLPQKLLENIEVAGYEMPTPVQMQAIPAALARQSLLVSAETGSGKTGSFLIPIVSQCAKFNEEHFPNQQQPLAMVLTPTRELCIQVEDQAKVLGKGLPFKTALVVGGDAMAGQLHRIQQGVSLIVGTPGRLIDLLTKHEIELDTISILVLDEVDCMLQRGFREQVMQIFTALSQPQVLMYSATIPKDVEKMASSMAKKVTVISVGKPNKPNQSVKQLAIWVDSKRKKQKLFDILMSKQHYKPPVIVFVDSRLGADLLSEAITVSTGLKALSIHGEKSMKDRREIVRSFLVGEIPVIVATGVLSRGIDLLTVKQVIVFDMPNSIKEYVHQVGRASRMGEEGTSIVFVNEENKKLFPQLVEALKTSGAAIPRELANSRYSVGSFSAGRGQKKRKLGF
- the LOC101250831 gene encoding DEAD-box ATP-dependent RNA helicase 41 isoform X2 gives rise to the protein MESSVAAENDSNPPEDDVKERCWDQREALPGEPRCIVCGRYGEYICDETDDDICSLECKGILLSRLGESRQPTARPCPVKLPATDECYYVRDNGKSEVNPLTTEQTELLRRKLDILVKGDTTPPPILSFASCKLPQKLLENIEVAGYEMPTPVQMQAIPAALARQSLLVSAETGSGKTGSFLIPIVSQCAKFNEEHFPNQQQPLAMVLTPTRELCIQVEDQAKVLGKGLPFKTALVVGGDAMAGQLHRIQQGVSLIVGTPGRLIDLLTKHEIELDTISILVLDEVDCMLQRGFREQVMQIFTALSQPQVLMYSATIPKDVEKMASSMAKKVTVISVGKPNKPNQSVKQLAIWVDSKRKKQKLFDILMSKQHYKPPVIVFVDSRLGADLLSEAITVSTGLKALSIHGEKSMKDRREIVRSFLVGEIPVIVATGVLSRGIDLLTVKQVIVFDMPNSIKEYVHQVGRASRMGEEGTSIVFVNEENKKLFPQLVEALKTSGAAIPRELANSRYSVGSFSAGRGQKKRKLGF
- the LOC101250831 gene encoding DEAD-box ATP-dependent RNA helicase 41 isoform X3; its protein translation is MPTPVQMQAIPAALARQSLLVSAETGSGKTGSFLIPIVSQCAKFNEEHFPNQQQPLAMVLTPTRELCIQVEDQAKVLGKGLPFKTALVVGGDAMAGQLHRIQQGVSLIVGTPGRLIDLLTKHEIELDTISILVLDEVDCMLQRGFREQVMQIFTALSQPQVLMYSATIPKDVEKMASSMAKKVTVISVGKPNKPNQSVKQLAIWVDSKRKKQKLFDILMSKQHYKPPVIVFVDSRLGADLLSEAITVSTGLKALSIHGEKSMKDRREIVRSFLVGEIPVIVATGVLSRGIDLLTVKQVIVFDMPNSIKEYVHQVGRASRMGEEGTSIVFVNEENKKLFPQLVEALKTSGAAIPRELANSRYSVGSFSAGRGQKKRKLGF